The Psychrobacter sp. 28M-43 genome segment AACTGCATTACCGCCGCCGCCACCAACACCGAATACAGTGAAGCTTGCTTGGCCATTGTTTTGAAGCTGATTATCATCTGGCATGGTGTATTTTGACATAAAAAAGATTCTCCAGTTGCAGATAGCGTGTAAGTCGATACATAGTAACGCACTCATGTGGCGCGCTATCGACATACTATATATAAATGTATTTAAATAAAACAGGGTATGGCTAAAATCGATCAGTATAGACAATAATATGTCATTATTACTTAATACTTTATTTTTAAAACTAATTTATTCGCAATGTTACTTTATTTTCTTGCTTAACCAACTTAGAGGTATTCCATAATGTATGAATGCTCTAGATATGAGGTTAAACAGATCTATAATATTTTCTTTAAAACATTTGCAAACCGTTGACCCGCACTCCGAAACACGCCTGATACTCGATTGTTTTGAATCGCTTCAGGTTCGCTTTTTTCGCTACGGCGGAATTGCTCACTTTGACTATATAGCAATGTGCCAAAAGCTGTCTGATAAGCACGGTCATTCACTTGACTATTTAATAGCTTAAATGACTCATCATTATCAAAATGATTATAAGCGCTGATAGCAGGATGGGTGTTTGTTAGTACGACAGGCATTTTTAGTAGCTTTTTGGCAAAGGGTATCATACCTTTAATCGTACTACCGCCGCCAGTCAACACAATTCCTTTATCGATATAGCCTATCAAACCTGCTTCGTGTAGTTGACGCGCTACTTCAGTAAATATCTGAACGTAACGAGCTTCAATGATGCGTGCTAGGTTATAGATACCAATATTGATTTCGTCACCCGATCCTTGAGGCTTGAATAAAAAGAAGGCGCTTGGATCGACACTATTAACATCAGCTGTACCATGAGACTTCTTCAGCTTTTCAGCTTCAATCATGGAAATACCAAAATCAGCTGAAATATCCATTGTCACTTCATGACTGCCTGTTGCTATACAGTGTGTAAAAATCAGCTTATTCTCTTTATAAACACAAATGCTGGTCGTACTGGCACCGATATCAACCAAGCAAACGCCTTGCTGGCGCTCCTCAGTCATCAAACTATACTCAGCGCTGGTCACTGCATCGAAAACAATATGATCAATGCCGACGTCACAACTTTGTAATAGCTTTTGGATATTCTGACGGCTGGCAACAGGCATCATCATCATGTGGTACATTACGGTGATATTGTGTGCCATCATCTCGATGACATCATCCACCATAAAATCTTGCTCATCGACATAGATACCTTGCTGACAGCAATGCATCAAATAATAATCAGATGATAAATCACGCGATTTTGCATTGGCCAATGCTTGTACCATATCTTTGGCACGTACGACTTCATCTTCTACTTTGACCTCTCCAGCACTGTTTTTGCTGGATAGCTCAGGGGTCGCAAGCGTTAACCAAACACTGTGCACACGGCAGTTAGCGGTGTCTTCTGCTTCTTGAATGGCTTGCTTAATAGCACCTTGCAGACGTTCACGATGCTTTATTTGACCTTGATAAAAATCGCTGTTTTTAACTTGTCCTACGCCCAAAATACGAATGTCTTTTGCAGAGACAACATTGCCTATGACGACATATACTGCCGTGGCACTTAGATGGACAACAACCAGATTTTCATTATTTTTCATGGTACCAGACAAATTATCGCTAAATAGAAGAGCAAGTAATGCTCTTCTATTGAATCATTAAAAAAAGCGTTACTAATACGCTATGATGTTGTACATGTTTTCTTCAAACTAAATAAACCGTATTAGCTCACATCGGTTATGTATAGATGTAATGCTTACTTAGGCTATTCTGATTCAGCACTCTGTGTCACGTTCCAAGCGATGGTAAAGCCATTTTTGTATCGTAAATCTACAGACTGCATGTCATCTCGACGCGTCCTTAACTGATTGCCAAGCAGTTGGCTTAGATTCAGTAGTTTTTGCGCCGTATTTTCATTGTCGACAATCACACGTAATCCATTGTCAAAGCGGATTAGCCAAGTCATTCTCGGTGACAGAATGATATCTTCGACCTGTATACCAAGCGGTGCATACCAATCATTAACTTGCTGCATCTGTTGCATAATAACTGGCGCTTGAGACATCTCACCCTGTAAGGTCGCAAAACGCTCTTGTGTTAAATCTCTACTATCAGCAGGAACAAATACCGCCCCTTTTGCATCGACCAAACGTTCTGTACCAAAATTGGCAACTGCCTGTTTGGGTAATGCGTTGACGACGATGCCACGTTGCCAATCACGAGAGATACTCACTTGGTCTACCCAAGCTAAACCCATCGTGATGTCTCGCAATGCTTGCAAATCAGAAGTAAAAAAGCTACTTACTTGTTGTTGTTCCATCACATCTTGTAATGAGCGATACTGAGCAGCAGACAAACCTTGATTACTGACATAAATATTTGCTGGCGGCGCATCACGCAGCGCTTTGCCGCCCATCATTAATATTAGCACTAGCAAACCTAAGACAAGTACCATAAATAGATACTTTACCGTTGCCGGTATTTGGATCTTAGATTTTGGGCGACCGGCTTTATCACTCATCAAGTCAGTTACCTCGTTGACAGTTTGAGCCATAACGACCTTTGTCCCTATATTTGCATAAAACTGATCATGCTATTTATTGATATAAATCTGCGTATTTTTGGCAGAAGCTTATTAAGTCGATATGTTATCAAATTTTATTAAAAATATAGCTTATATACAGCGATTAGGCTCATTTAAACGTAACATTTTTCTTAAATTATGAATAAGTGATCAGTTGTATTCACAAAACAACATAAATATCACCGAAATAGACCTATTCTTACAATATTAACGTATTTTATGGTTAAACAATAGCCAAACACCAACTAGCAGCAGCGAATTTACACAAGTTTACATGAAGCTGTGGTATAGCAGCTCTAGTGACACAAAGAGTCGTCACTATCTGCTCAATTTGGTTGATTTAACAGTTATAGCGTTTGTGCCAAAATATGCCAACATAGTGCATCAAAATCTAGTCCGCGAGCTTTGGCCGCCATTGGAACCAAACTATGACTGGTCATACCTGGTACGGTATTAATTTCAAGCAACCAAAAATTGCCTGCTTCGTCTTGCATGGCATCGATACGTCCCCACCCTTTTGCATCTACTGCACGAAATGCTGCAAGGCTTAAATCTTGCAAGTGCTTTTCATCAGCAGCGCTCAATCCACAGGGGATATAGTAACTGGTATCGTTACGATTATATTTGGCTTCAAAATCATAGAAATTAGTGATATCAGCTGGTTCGAGACGAATAACTGGATAGGCTTCGTCATCGATAATTACAATCGTAAATTCGCGACCTGTAATCCAGCGCTCAGCCATCACCGCATCACCACATTCCACTGCAGTTGCATAAGCGGCAGGCAGCTCATCAAGATGATTGACCTTAGTCATGCCAATACTTGAACCTTCATGAACTGGTTTAATTATAAGTGGAAGACCTAACATATTAACCACTTGCTGCCAGTCAGTATCAGCTGTCAATAATGAAAATGGTGCAGTTGAAAGGCCGCAACCTTGCCACAATTGCTTGGTACGTACTTTGTCCATACCTAGTGCAGAAGCTAGAATACCTGAGCCTGTTTGCGGTATGTCAAACCACTGTAATACGCCTTGCAACAAGCCATCTTCGCCGCCACGACCATGTAACACATTAAACACGCGGTCGAATTTGCGTAGCTCAGTGATGTCTTGGTGCTTTGGATCAAAATGAGTGGCATCAACGCCTTGGTTTTGGAGCGCTTGCAATACTGCCGCACCACTGTCCAAAGACACGCTACGCTCATTGCTACTGCCACCATAAATAACGGCTACTTTGCCAAATTGACTGGCATCTTTTGCATGAGTCGTCGTGTCTAAAGATGTATCGTTGATAGCTGCATTTTGAGTGCTATTATTGTCTTTATTGTCTTTATTGTCAGTTGTCATGAGGATCATCCCTAAATTTTAGCTTACTTAATATAAAGGTTATTGGCAGCCAAATCGATAGCAATTTGCCCAACATTACCAGCGCCTTGGGTAATCAGCATATCGTTGGCTTTTAACAAACGCTGCATAACAGGGGCTAGATTGTCTTTATCAATAATAGTCGGTTCAACTTCACCGCGCAAACGGATACTGCGCGCTAGTGACTTGGTATCAGCGCCCGTAATCGGGTTCTCACCTGCTGAATAAACATCTAATAATAATAGCTCATCAACGCTCGATAGCACTTCTACAAAATCATCGTAGCAATCACGGGTACGGCTATAACGATGCGGCTGAAATAGCATCACTAAACGACGATCAGGGAAGCTTTGGCGAGCGGCTTTGATGGTCGCATCAACTTCTTTTGGATGATGACCATAATCATCAATCAATAAGACATTGCCATCATCGATATCGACAGAGGCATGCTGCTCAAAACGACGACCCACGCCTTCAAATTTCTGCAAGGCACGCTCAATCGCTGCATCATCAACGCCTTCATCGGTCGCCATCGTGATGGCAG includes the following:
- a CDS encoding cell division protein FtsQ/DivIB, with translation MAQTVNEVTDLMSDKAGRPKSKIQIPATVKYLFMVLVLGLLVLILMMGGKALRDAPPANIYVSNQGLSAAQYRSLQDVMEQQQVSSFFTSDLQALRDITMGLAWVDQVSISRDWQRGIVVNALPKQAVANFGTERLVDAKGAVFVPADSRDLTQERFATLQGEMSQAPVIMQQMQQVNDWYAPLGIQVEDIILSPRMTWLIRFDNGLRVIVDNENTAQKLLNLSQLLGNQLRTRRDDMQSVDLRYKNGFTIAWNVTQSAESE
- a CDS encoding D-alanine--D-alanine ligase yields the protein MTTDNKDNKDNNSTQNAAINDTSLDTTTHAKDASQFGKVAVIYGGSSNERSVSLDSGAAVLQALQNQGVDATHFDPKHQDITELRKFDRVFNVLHGRGGEDGLLQGVLQWFDIPQTGSGILASALGMDKVRTKQLWQGCGLSTAPFSLLTADTDWQQVVNMLGLPLIIKPVHEGSSIGMTKVNHLDELPAAYATAVECGDAVMAERWITGREFTIVIIDDEAYPVIRLEPADITNFYDFEAKYNRNDTSYYIPCGLSAADEKHLQDLSLAAFRAVDAKGWGRIDAMQDEAGNFWLLEINTVPGMTSHSLVPMAAKARGLDFDALCWHILAQTL
- the ftsA gene encoding cell division protein FtsA — translated: MKNNENLVVVHLSATAVYVVIGNVVSAKDIRILGVGQVKNSDFYQGQIKHRERLQGAIKQAIQEAEDTANCRVHSVWLTLATPELSSKNSAGEVKVEDEVVRAKDMVQALANAKSRDLSSDYYLMHCCQQGIYVDEQDFMVDDVIEMMAHNITVMYHMMMMPVASRQNIQKLLQSCDVGIDHIVFDAVTSAEYSLMTEERQQGVCLVDIGASTTSICVYKENKLIFTHCIATGSHEVTMDISADFGISMIEAEKLKKSHGTADVNSVDPSAFFLFKPQGSGDEINIGIYNLARIIEARYVQIFTEVARQLHEAGLIGYIDKGIVLTGGGSTIKGMIPFAKKLLKMPVVLTNTHPAISAYNHFDNDESFKLLNSQVNDRAYQTAFGTLLYSQSEQFRRSEKSEPEAIQNNRVSGVFRSAGQRFANVLKKIL